GGTCATCCGGTCTGCTCTTTGTGTTCCCTCAGTCAACACATATATTTATCTATCGATTTGGCGTCTTAAACTCTCCCCTCCCTATacgcttttatttttctcggcTTATTTTCTGATCTCTCGAATTTCCTGTTGCCCAGCTCGAGTTCTATTACGATATTTACTGCACATAGAAATATAGTCGTGTATAATATATAGATCTATAGGGACTATATatctatatagaagtaaatagaACCACAAGACTGTTCTTGGAAGTCGTTCGTCGTTGGGGactaggaaaagaaaaaaggaagaagatgCAGAGATCCACTTTGACGTTTAGTATGGGGCTGTCCTCTCTTTCTAATATTGGCTTCATTTTTAGTTCACTTCACTAGCCAGCAGTCTATCTTTTATACTCACTCTAAATATTATAAACACAAAAGTTACTGGTATACCTTTTTTGCACATATGAGCTTATAGAAATGAGCTTTCTATTTATCAGGAGGCACAACCTTTTTACtgcaaactattttttttaccgaTTCCAGCAACACTCGaacattcccccccccccctctgtttttattcttcttttaaacATCCGTTAAGTGGAAATGCACTTAAACTGTCTGTTAAAACGCACTCTTggcccttttttaaaattcacgTGACATTCATCTTTTCAATCTGTTCTGTCTTTTCTCCTGTTAGCTCAGACTTAATATTTCGTTTTGCGCGCAGCTCCGTTACACAGCGGCTGACTACACGAAAGTAGATCTAATGGTAATACGGCATctataagaagaaaaagaagaacgaaaGGAGATGGCCGGATCGGCAAAAGCGATGGGAGACAAAAGAACGCAAGAGAAAAAAGTCTCTGATTGTTTCTGAGCCCTCGGGACGACAATCGGGGCAACTcgaaacccccaaaaaaaaaaaaaattgaaaatagaaaaaaaaaaaaaaagtgggtgtGTACACGTATACACACAGCTGGCAGCGGTGGGGAGCCCTTTCTGCACTCAATAGTGTAGTGGTGGCGGCCGCAAAGGCAGCCAACGCCGATTGAACGGTCGATAACGGCGGATGGCGCGCTGCTATAGAGAGAGACTCGAAATAAGATTGTGTCGAGAAGGGGTGGGTATGGGGAGATCATCGATCGCACACCCAGCTGCTTGTTATTCCTCACACTATAGATTTGGGTATAGTCAAGCTTTCCAGCACCCATCGACCTGCCCCTGTATATATTGTCTGTTCATAACGCGGTGGGATATTTATcagagaaacaacaaaaaaacaaaaatgtgacATGTTACACCGAAGATTTCGAAAATGACACGCGCTAACAAaatttaacaaacaaaaaaatgtgtcgtTCATGCCGGTGAGAAAGGCGGAAGTAGAAATCCAGTGGGTTCAAAATAGGCCACAACGTACACATGTGAGACCGTGAAGAAGACAAAACGTTTCGCAATCTCTGGTGCGATAAATATTATAGATAACAAGATTGGCCGCACGAATTACGTGAATTAAGATAGCGGCTAATGTTTACGGGTGTAGCTATACGTGCCGAATGATTATTACAATGCCGAGTcgttaacaaaagaaattgtagtCGTCATGGCACGGTCATAGATTGATAGCCACACAACAATCTGTATATATAGTAAACTTGAATAGATTACACACACACTCAGACACACAGGGAAGGCCTAACTTACCCGTAACGCTAAGTAGAGACATAGCTAATGCGACGAGACCGATGGTTCTGACTAGTTCCAGGACGTGGGTTCGCCATGGACACGTCTAATTTCGctaaagtttttgtttttgtttcgttcttGTGCCCTTGTATTATTAGTTCCGGACAGTATAATACGTTTGTTTGCACTATCCACTCTTCTTGTTGTTTGTCGAACGTTGTTGTCTATTCTTTTTCCATTCTCGTTATGATATAAAGACGTTCGATGTACAACATAAAAAGATACTCCACATCAGCTGTAGACACGGACGATAGCGTGTGTCGTACAAGACCTATACGCACCAGCAACGTTGGAAGATTTCCTATTTTTCTGTCATAgattttttagatttctttcACAATTTTCGTTGCCAATTGCTATGCAACTTGACGATCACGCAAAAAGGCCCGGGACTATTGCAAACGACGTCCGTCGCCGTCGCATACATAGACTGATTGGTTGGGACAGAAGGGTTCTTTCTATTATGCCACCACCATGGAGCACTGGCCaaccatttttgaaaaaaaaaaaaggtgttttcCTCTGCGTGTCCCGATGTCACCCTCCTTTTTGAACTATTGGATAGCTCCTGTGGGAACTCGTCGTCATAGGAGGCGAAGTATAATAAgcgaaagaaaggaagaacgAGAATAGACCAGCTGCGAAACGATTCGAGTTTTGACTATTACAAAAAAACGGGGATGACTAACGATCGAACGTCTGTGTTGACACTTTTTCCCATGTGTGGAAACCCTACGTTGAACACAGTTGTGAGCGGATGCGTCTGTTTTGTGACCAATAGGAGCTAGCCACTCGCTCCTTGAACAGACCCGAAATTGTTGGGGGCCAACCTTTCCAGAACAAATGGCGAATGCAGTGGAGAAAAAGGGAATGTTATTGTCCTGTCATCTAGTGTCAAAAGCTTATCTGACCCAGAGATAGTTAACGCAAgtctaatttttctttttttctctctctatctTCTCTTCCACTAACACagacacacaacacacacactctCGCTCTCGCAGACACACTGGCGCACTGTAGCAATCTAACAGCAAGAGTCAGGGTCTGGCTTGACGTAGTGCGCGATCGGTTGCAGCGATGCCGCTTTTCACTTTATATCTCCGGCCGatatgtgttttgtttgtttttttcggttcGCACCGTGTGCCGATCATCAATGTTGTGGTTGTATCCAACTCGGCTTTGGATCTTATAAGCGATTTCCCCAAGATCCTTTGCCGTCCGATTGTGATGGTCGGCGCCTGCTTGGCTCCTCCTCCAGATGAAGAACAATCAAACGGCGGACGGCTTTTCTTGGCTGCGTGATGGCAAAacgacaagaaagaaaagccaGAAATCGTGTGCTGCTACATTTAAAGTAGAACTTGTTCAAGTGAGCAGAACAAGAGCCACTCGTTTGGATTTATTTCTCTGGCTCGACGATTGCTTCAAGGTTGGATCACTTGCATATCCTACTGTGTTCTTCCGCCTCCAATGCTCTTTTGCTTCCTGCTTCAGACCTCCTCTTTATCGACCACTGTGTTGTGTGTCGTCAGAAACTGACAGCTCGTTTCATGGACTAGCATATCGAACCGGTAGTCGACCATCATTCGCGCCGCGCTTCAATCCACTGTGGTCTTCCTGCGCCCTTCTTAATGTGTCCCGCGTGTTGCCCCGCTTCTACTTGGTCCGCGCCATTTTCACATCCAGACCGCCAGCGATCGCCATCTATGGACGGCTACATTCAACCGAAAAGGAAGGGATCACGTACCGAAGAAAATCACACACGAAAGCAGCGATACCGAAAGACTTTCACGTTCACGCTGCTGACGATGGAACTCGATCGGCAACCAATCGTGTTGTGTCGATGAACGTTGCCGATAAATAACTAACGTAAGCAGTAGGCTCATCGGCGTCGAAGATGTGGCACTCTTCAAGTTGGCCACGGGTTAACGTAAAGTGGACGAAGAGCAGCGATGGCTTGCACGGTATAAATCACGAACTGTTTCACGCCATTTCGGATGGGTCTTCCGGAAATTGACTTGCTTTAATTGTAACACGAATAACTTTGGctaaataatttcttttgatGCAACGTTCTCCTTCCGGCAGGCGATCATCGATGCTTGGACTGACAACAACGATGATGGCGATGGTAACGTGAACTTCCTATTACAGCTGTGGAAACAGTTTAAGACGCCTTCTGGTGGTCGACGTCGATGAAGCTGTTCAAAAAGGCCAACAAGCGGCGCCGTCGTCGTCGACTGCCACATCCACGACACAACAAAAGGTTCTACCGTAAATCAAATCCTGTTCTACCCCAATTTTTTAACTCGACTCTTCTTCTTAAATAAAGACATACTATGACATCGTTCTAATAAACAGTTTTGATTCcccctatttatttttttttagaagatAAAACCCCGGATTGTTTGACCTGTCAATTCGTATCATTCAATGAGCGCAATAGAAATGCCATAGGCTACTCTATAAAGTTTCACTCGGGACCCATAGAGTGCCTAGAGATACCCAAAAGGAaagttatatatataaatgtatGTATACCATTTATTGATTGGCGAATGGGGCGAGTTGGGAGTGAGGAACAGTGAAGAGTTGGGCTTGGAAGGGGGAGGAGACTGGGTGAGCCTATAGCTGACACGCAACGCGCATGGGATATGTGTACGTAAAGCAGCTCACGCAATTGTCGACTATACTCACTGTCTACATATACTCAGCTGATGACGTCAGGAATATTTCCGTCTGAAAGACTATATCCGAATGGCTTTTGTGTCCGGTTCTCTGGCACACAGCTATACGCTCGTTTTCCTTATTGCACAAAcctttgaacaaaaaaatcggATAGATTTTCAGTTGTGCCAACGTCGACACTGACACGCGAATCGCCAAACTCACTCGCAATCTttcagtgtgtgtgtgtttttttttaaatatattttggtttgattgtttttgttcgTTGGATTAGATTGAGCTTTATTGTCGATATCGGATCGAGGAGTAGTATGCAGTCTGTAACTGGTCATGTTTCTACgctaaataattcaaaaaaaaaaaaaaatcaaataaacacAACTGACGTTGTCTgcaatcttttaaaaaaattcaattcacAATCTCGACGCAGCATGAATAAACGATACAAAAAAGAATGAGtttagttgtttgtttttttgcgatTGGCAGAGGAATGAAATGGGAAATGGTAGGAGCTATTATTTCTTTATTAGTAGCCTGTCGAAGTCACGATTTCACGATTCACAAAGTGTTTTGGTTTTCGAGCGTGCGCGAAAACGAATGCGCTCGATTTTCAAGTACTTAGGGCAGCCGCAAGAAGTTTGGGACAGTTGCCGCTTAGAATGTCAGGAGTTTTAGTCAACTGCACTCTGTGATCAAGGAGAACACACAAGAGTTTTTAATCCAAATAAGGGATTTGTTGTCGAGGCTGCGATCCTCTCGACTCCGAAAGGTAATTGGTCTTcgatttttttatgttatgtCTTAGTTTATTTCCATTTCTATGTCTTTGGAACCTCAACTTCAACACTCTCCCATCACTGTTCTAAGTAATGTTATCTACAAACTGGCTGTGGTCTGTTATTGATAAATCAATACCGGCATTTTAAACTCTACGCCTCAGATGCAACTGCTTTTCCCTAATCTCAgtgaaattctttttcatcttAACTCTTGTTTGTGCCCACTGCCGGACTGCTCTCGAGGAACTGGAATAGGGGACTCTACGGTCTATTTGCTAAGAGTGTCATGACTTACATAACCCTTACACGCAGGTACATTAAAGATATTTCAGCACCAAACTCTTGGATGCTAAAATGCCCTAAAAATTCAGTGACTAGACAAAGATTACTGTAATCCACTCCCAGCACGTTTTGTGTGCCCGAGTCAGACCTGCTGACTTGGGCTCAATTGAGACACACCCCAAGTGACAATGCAGTCTGCTCTCCTTTTTCACGTCCGCAACTCGGTGTAATTGCCAATCTCATTTTAGCCACCAACAAATTGGCGTCAAGGATCAAGATGGGAAATGTCTGTGGGCGATCCCTGTGGATCAAGGCGGGCAGAATAGAGATGGTGTCAGCGAAAACAGACAGGGCCTAAGACATTTGTTGCAGATTAAGATCGCGAGTGATTGGGATTTTGGGCACAGGGCCGACGTCCTAGTGCTTTTAAGACACTCTGGTCACCGAGCTactccctttttgttttgttttttctctcttttttcggTTCTTGTTTGGTAAAACTTGCTCCGAGCGAGTGTGTACTTTATAAAGCATTTTGTCGTCCTCTGTCGTCGTGTCGCTTTTCATGTGTGTTTGCTCCAAGGCTTCATCGAATTCCCCCCCTCCGGAAGTAGTTATCGATCGGTTTTTCGTGCTCTTGCTAACGAATTTAATCCTGATGCCACCGCCGTTGATATTATCCCAAGTCTCGATACTTTTCTTTATGTTTTGTTCTTGTGGCCATCTGGAGCCTGTAACTTTTTACTTTAAAGCCTCAGCCACCATGGACGGTGGTATAGAACGCTAAAATGGAtggataaaaaaacaaacaccgTCGTAAACTTTGGCGTCTTGAAATctgatccccccccccttcttttccctctccttttattattattattatttaaaaaaacaaaaaacagtccTAAAGTGGGGGGGAAATATCGCGTGAATGTTTTGGATTCTAAACTTTTGAGGAGTTTTGATATTCCCCTGTGCAGCTTTGCGTGGTATTCACGTTTCACTTGCGACGTCAAAAGGGTAGGAAGTCTGCggttttaaacatttttcccCAGGTGAAAGAGGTTTTTAAATTCAGGAATGGCTCGttctgaaaaatttttttttttccatacatGTAGAACGTCCGCATTTGCGAAAGGGTGGGGTGATGTAGACCTACCTATCGGCGGGGGCTCCATCTAGATCCATTTTCATAACTTTTAACCATATGGTGAGGTTCTGCTCGTAACTCCACGGGGAGGGGATCACGGGAGTCATGTATCCGGCCACTGATGGAGACAAACTCCATGTGATCTTGTTGTGTTGGCTATATTTATCGTCGTAAGGGTCTTGTCGTAAATTTTCCGTGATGACGCCGGACTTTAGTGGGACAACAACctcatgaaaaaaacaaaaatgtagagcagaaaatggaagagaaatttgtttaaaaaaaaaaggggggtggggTTTACGGACATATTTTTAGCATCCGTACAGGTGTACAGCTCATTGTTTGGGTAATTGTCAATAGCGGCCCATGATTGATCTCTCCTTTCGATTGGTGTAAAGACCATCCACTAAAGAATAGAAAATTGAATTCAAAGAATGGCGaaacaaaatgcaattaaTGTACGAACAAAAGGCTTCTGTTCGTTGATACACAAAGATTTAGCCAACCgtcataataaaaaaaataataatatgttGCTGAACACAACAACTTCGGTccgttccacattttttttttattacgacTGGCGGCCATCTCAGCCAGATTGAATTCctttgacattttttaaaggctGCCCCtctattaaaaacaaaaagaactgaaaaaaatgtgtgttgctatttttgtttttattgttcaaCGCGTCGTCTTTCGCTTGTTTGTTAGCTGGTTTCATATTAACCAAggatgacaccatccggccgGAAGGCCagttttttctccccccctccTTGTCTTTGATGACCACTATCGAAGACATGGACTCTCATCCCCTACCAAGTGCTGGAGATGCGCCGGCCTTACACAGATcgtataaatatacattacAGTTTGAAGACCCCtccctatatatatatatatatattttttttaaaggttgaAAGCCTGACGAAACGGCCGATCCGCTGGTGTGCGCGATGATGCGAGCAtcgaaaataataataataatggaccggggaaagagaaaaaagaggggcGGGTTGGATGTCCGCGCCGGCTGTGGTAGACGTGGAAGAGCGACAAGGAAATGATCGTTGCCATAGAAACTAGCCAAGAAGTCCAATGTGGCCCAAGCAGATGCGATCCGTCATTCGTTTCCGTCTTGTCTTTCCCTCGGCTTGcactcgtttttgtttttgatttaaaccaAATTTTGCTATGGCACCTCGGACGTGTTTGACCATTGCCCGGACACGCCAGCCGTTCGTTCTCTGTGCCGGCCCGTTTCTTATTCTACCCCACTGGTGCACGCGTCTCGGCATGTTCGCCTGCTAATGACCAGATCGGTTCCAATAGCGCACCTCCTACCCCCCACCGAGTCAAAAAGGTATACAGTTCGAAATGGAGAGCAAAGGCGCAGATGATATGGAAAGGtagaaggagagagaaagagctGCACACAAAAGATTTGGAACGAGGCCAGCAGACGGCGAAAGGTTTTTAGTGGCGGCCAAGCGAACGGAACGGGGTTGCTGGACCGGTTACTTGAAACTACTGGCGGGGGGATCGTTAGGGAGTGCCGTTAAGGATCGATAGAGGGCAGTCTTTGCTACACAACAAgtatccctttttttattttttacatacATATAGTTTTATTctcctctttttattttatttttttgttggaaaTCGATCGGACTTTTGGTGCGGCTTGGCCCGGCTTCTTAAGCGCTTGCGCCAATGTCTCCCCTCACCTCCCCCATTTTCTCTCCCTTCTCTTCACGATCCTTCTTGCTCTCCCCCCCCCGTTGTTCGTtcccccctcttctttttttttcctttcccgGCCTTCGCAAGGGAAGACATTTATACGGGGATTGAGTCGAACCGAGACGGCCAAAGTGGTTGCAGCTGTCTGGCATTGACGGTCGTCTTGGTCGTCGATGTTGATAGATGGTTGTTTGCTACAACATTTTGCTCGTTGCGAAGAGACGAGAATCCGATTCTCTTTTTTACGTGTCACTCTCCTTCTCGTTAAGTGTGCAGggtttctgtttgttttcattctctCCTCGAGGTGAGTGGAAAacgtaattttttgtttgtttcaaaacTTGTCTGTTCTCGTTATGCCATTCAAATGTGGATCGCAATTGAGTTTCTTCTAGTGCAAACTCGTGACGCAACAAACCTTGCCCTTTCAAAATCGTTATTGTTATATATTCACTTGTGCCTCTCACATCTGCCCTTTAATTATTCCGACACAGGACTCGCACTGTCGATTCGTTGAAAACTCGAACCCTTTGTTGAGAATAGAATTCCATTCCTTCCGTCAAAACCGGAGCAAAATTGAGATTTTCACATGAGAAATTGCCGCAGTGgccatgttgttttttttctcctttcttcttcctcaCTTCCTTCCTGAATAATGAAGAGTTAAatccaaaataaaataaatacttgACCGCGTAGGAACCGTTGCTAGGTGACCTACTGCAcctttttccccatttttgtttgtctctTTTCTTATTTGCACCAATTCCTCCcgtattttgttgttgttgcttagtCACGGGTCGCAGTAGCGTGTCGTAGATTTGGCACTTTTGTCGCACAATTGCCAGATGCGGGGGATTCAAAAGGGGCCGGTTCAGCTAAAACACAAAAGGTCTGTAAGGATCGGAGTTTTTTCCTCCAGTTCACTACAGACACGATAGGCATCTGCGTGACAATGGGATCTCGTTAATGAATCCTCGTCTCTCCAACTTTGCTGCGAATTTGATGTTGATATTATTATCTACATCTCATCCTTGCTTGACAAAGACGTCGTCTGCTTTTTTAAAGGATGtattgttgtgtgtgtgtgtgtggagagATGGTGTCATCCAGCCTTTCCGCGTTTGAACACGTAAGCAGATGCTCCCAGATGTGGAAGCGATTCTGAACGACCCGCCTCTGTCTTTGAAAACTTGGGACTCTCGGCAGTCCCCTACATTATAGAGTAGCCCCTCCCGAAATGTCAAAAGTTATTAACGCCGCATCCTCCgcacaataaaaaatgtgaTCTTTTCATATTGTTCTCGGGAAAGCTTACcttctcttctctttccatttttttgaTTGCAAATGTGTGAACGTCCAGCCACTCTGGATAACTTGTGATTTGAACTGTTGAGCGCGTCAGTGTGCGATCGTTGTCTCAACTGTGCAACCGACAATTAACCAACAATAAACAAGGAAGCAAAGAGAGCCCAAGAGAGCGGCCGCAAACTGGGCGAATTGGCGTGCCATGTGCCACTTGGATCGACCATGGCCGCCGACCATCACATCCAGCAGCATCAAGCCCATCAGCATCACTCGTCGCAACAGCCAACAACGCCATCGACAACGACAATAACACGCGAAGACAGTTTGGAGCGCCTGTTCCCTCGTTGTCGTCTGCGATCGCCGCCCGTCGACACGGCCGTCCTCATCGATTTGAGCGATGACAACGTGGTCCAAACGAGCGCTGCCCTTCCTTTGCATTCGTTCGGCCGACCGACGCCCATGACTCATGCGGATGGCGGTCAGTCTGACAGCGACGCGTCGCCGATCCGTCGGCCGCCTTCGCTCAAATTGAACATCGCAGCCGGACAgccacagcagcagcagctgttGCAACAGCGCCGTTATTGCCCGTCGGTCAAGTACAGGACGGAGAGTGCGGAATTGCGGCGATCGAAATTCCTGCGCCGGCCGCGCACCTTGGATCACAACACGTGGAGCCTCTACGGCGACGTCTACGCCGGAGGCTACGAGCCCAGCTCGGACTCGGAGGACAACGACGGCGATCATTTCGGTTTCCCGTCCGGCGGTAAATCTGGCAACGTGGCACCGGCCCCTTCGTCGTCGAGCTCGTCGTCCAGCTTGAGGAAGTCGAATCCGTCGGCGTCTGCGGCTGTGCGGACCAGCGCCTCCGAGTCGCACATCGTCGGCCATTGGAAGAAAGGAGGTCACAATGGCCACCACGCCGAGGCGGCCGGCCATCAGCGGCATCCGCGTCGTCGCGGCGTCAAAGAAATTTACGACTTGACACCTACGCTGTCTGCCGGATCGGCTTCCGGTGGCGGTGGCGGTGCAAGTGGCTCGAGCGTCCAGCTCGACCCCACGCGAATGGAAATCGCCGGCGGCCGAGAGATTGTGTCGCTTTCGAGAAGCCGGACGCGAGGATCGCAGCGGAAACAGCACCGGGTTCAATCGATGGTCGATCCGGCGCCCGTGGATAGCCCTcctaacaacaacaacaacagcaacaataacaacaacaatagtACGCCGTCGTCGAGCAGCAACCGGAGCATGAACCGCTACAGCGGCGAGGTTTATTACGAGGAGAGCGTGGGCCGTTACGGCTTCCACGTCGGCGGAGGCAACACGCTGTGGGGTAGTCAAGGGCTGGAGCCGAGCTTCAGCATTGCCAGCCATTTGAATGAGAAACAATATCCTTCCTCCGGCAACGCTGCAGCCGCCGGAATGGCTGACGGCACTGCGGCCAAGTCGGAGCAGACGTGCGCCCAGCACCACGGCCTCAAACGGCCGCTCTCTTGGGCCGGAGATGATCCGGTGACGGATCGTCAAATGGCGGAACAGCATCCGCAACGAGAAGCTCGAGAGCTGGCCAGCGCGTCGAGTCCGGATCGCCAAGGGCAGTCGTCTGATGGCGAGGCGAAGCCTTCGGCCACGCTGCCCAACGGCCCGTCGACCGCAATCGAAGATGCGGCCGGTACTCAAATGCAGGCCGTTCACGGCTACTTGACTGATTTCTATCCGGAAGTGGTGGCGGCCGAGCTGAACAGCGCCGATCCATCATCGCCGAGCCCTTTGAATCTTGACAACTACCTGTCGGAACAGTTGAACCAGTTTGCCCAGCAAAAATCCATCAGGCGGGAGGCCAGCGAAGCGGAAGAAGCGTCGCAGCTGCTGCTATCGCAATCGCCACCCGCTCAGCAGCAGCTGACTGTCGCCACTGTCATTGGCGGATTGACTATCGCCCAGTATGAAGGATCACCTCGTCGCTATGGCGTGCGAGCTCATCCGGCGGCGATGCCCGTTGCGCCCGTCAATGCCAACGGACAGGATGAATATTCGGATGAATGCGGCAGAGCCGCAAACGGACCGATCGCGGGCTTGCCTCAGGCGCGACCTTTAGTTCCAGGATTTCCCAGGCGAATCACGAGCAGTCCCAATCCGGCCCATCCGCAGGCGACGTTCAGCCCGTCGGCTACCAGGCAGACGTTGGTGGATTTGGCCGCCGGGCCGGCGGCCACGTCCACGCCCGTCGCTGCTACGCCGGAAGCTTTGTCAGCCAATCATCTGTCGTGGCACCTGGAAGACGTCGACGACAGGAGCATCCGCTCATCCGGCGGGCAGGATCAGCACGCGGACGCCATTTCCCTCAACGCGGAGACGGACCTGGGCGAAACGGAGGTCGGACTGCAGATGGGCAAGAGCCGCAATTTCACGCTGTCCCCCGAAACGACCGATTACGACGATTCCGAGCTGGACATTTACAACGGCGCCGAACTGTCCGTCTGTCCGGACATTCCCGCCCTGAACGGAACCCAAACGTCCGCATCGTGTCACGTGGAATCGTTCGACGGCGTGGCTGTAGGCGCCGAAACGGCGGGCCGTCGGCGGAACAGCAGCAAAAGCCAGAACGGACTGAAAGGCCAGTTCAGTAGCATGCCCATCTTGGAGGACGGCCTGTCGTCGGGCCGCAGCAGCGCCGCCAGCGGCCATGAAGACATCAGCGTCGCTAGTAGCGCCAGCATCACCAGCGCTAGCGACACGGAAGAGGACGCCGTAACGGATCGCATCCCGCTCATGTCGGATCGCCGGATGAAACAGTTGTCTGCCCAGCAGCAACATGCATTGCATCCGGCCAATAATGGATGCCGTAATCTGGCGGGTGCCAGCCCGCTCCAATCATCGATCACGGGCCTTTCTGGTGCTCGTTCCACCAAGAATTCTTGctcgtcttcgtcttcttcgacCACGGCGGCGGCTGCTggtcatcaacaacaacaacaaccgcaAGCGATGTGGTCGAAGAAGTTGTCGTCTGCTCTCTCGGATTGCGACCATCACAATCATCAAGAGGCCGGCATAATCCAGGGTTCGTTTCGTAAGTCGTTC
This genomic interval from Daphnia magna isolate NIES linkage group LG8, ASM2063170v1.1, whole genome shotgun sequence contains the following:
- the LOC123475496 gene encoding serine-rich adhesin for platelets-like isoform X7 — encoded protein: MAADHHIQQHQAHQHHSSQQPTTPSTTTITREDSLERLFPRCRLRSPPVDTAVLIDLSDDNVVQTSAALPLHSFGRPTPMTHADGGQSDSDASPIRRPPSLKLNIAAGQPQQQQLLQQRRYCPSVKYRTESAELRRSKFLRRPRTLDHNTWSLYGDVYAGGYEPSSDSEDNDGDHFGFPSGGKSGNVAPAPSSSSSSSSLRKSNPSASAAVRTSASESHIVGHWKKGGHNGHHAEAAGHQRHPRRRGVKEIYDLTPTLSAGSASGGGGGASGSSVQLDPTRMEIAGGREIVSLSRSRTRGSQRKQHRVQSMVDPAPVDSPPNNNNNSNNNNNNSTPSSSSNRSMNRYSGEVYYEESVGRYGFHVGGGNTLWGSQGLEPSFSIASHLNEKQYPSSGNAAAAGMADGTAAKSEQTCAQHHGLKRPLSWAGDDPVTDRQMAEQHPQREARELASASSPDRQGQSSDGEAKPSATLPNGPSTAIEDAAGTQMQAVHGYLTDFYPEVVAAELNSADPSSPSPLNLDNYLSEQLNQFAQQKSIRREASEAEEASQLLLSQSPPAQQQLTVATVIGGLTIAQYEGSPRRYGVRAHPAAMPVAPVNANGQDEYSDECGRAANGPIAGLPQARPLVPGFPRRITSSPNPAHPQATFSPSATRQTLVDLAAGPAATSTPVAATPEALSANHLSWHLEDVDDRSIRSSGGQDQHADAISLNAETDLGETEVGLQMGKSRNFTLSPETTDYDDSELDIYNGAELSVCPDIPALNGTQTSASCHVESFDGVAVGAETAGRRRNSSKSQNGLKGQFSSMPILEDGLSSGRSSAASGHEDISVASSASITSASDTEEDAVTDRIPLMSDRRMKQLSAQQQHALHPANNGCRNLAGASPLQSSITGLSGARSTKNSCSSSSSSTTAAAAGHQQQQQPQAMWSKKLSSALSDCDHHNHQEAGIIQGSFRARNATPPPPAPIAHRPPSSTTQQHAVQTAASTSPTVSNGVKSFAAASAVGSVGAQQNRANNHASPLRLSPGPDTPSITSGGAGGSSSSSSSSSSGSSCSSSGVGSSAGKMQNVGGQQQPKRVGPSGDLSLHELGDALDHGRMRKASSVPPPAAVAAIQSPLSRSPPIWVPRQSSDYWAKNSPTSTSPRSRCKVGGSGMHPDGSKLNVDDDDERETDQLLRDPDDQGFFDEHDDNSSQSKKKGRSKEVLIEGVLFRANYLGSTQIVCEGQPTKYTRMMQAEEAVSRIKDQDIGQDDGETGSHSSPASISFDEEDEDLETDAVAADESMALDLDDTQPESSADLSISSTRIHVNPGSETAVTSRSSCDFNANVSSCSGQSPRPEHLYGQDDDDEEQLDEEDDPPCVSSKVIHGCSFRLVYHGSSEIDELQPDSSAASGSWKYRTKKGMVEEAVLKLKAPEGETQPTTEVDLFISTEKIMVLNTELKEIMMDHALRTISYIADIGDLVVLMARRRMITQDGEDSSNKIAKTPKMVCHVFESEEAQFIAQSIGQAFQVAYMEFLKANGIEDQSFVREMDYQEVLNSQEIFGDELQMFAKKELQKEVIVPKARNEILGVVIVESGWGSMLPTVVIANLAPAGAAARCGQLNIGDQIIAINGISLVGLPLSTCQTYIKNAKSATVVKLTVVPCPPVVEVKIKRPDTKYQLGFSVQNGVICSLLRGGIAERGGVRVGHRIIEINGQSVVAVPHERIVGLLATSVGEINMKTMPTSMFRLLIGQETPVYI